One genomic region from Negativicoccus succinicivorans encodes:
- a CDS encoding putative polysaccharide biosynthesis protein: MSKDTFIRGAMILTIAGIIVKIIGAVNRILLSRLLGGEGIGLYQMAYPIYLLALSISSAGLPVAISIMVAEKNAIRDYIGAQRVFKISSLALTVTGFVFSLLLYVGAHWLVDTGLVRDPRAYWALVALSPAIFIVTIVSCLRGYFQGLQEMKPTAISQILEQLFRVVTMIAFAVLLLPYGLEYAAAGATFGAFPGALIALVALGIFYYRDRHERRRMLADQDTTLPRESLKTILKRLLVLALPVSLANIMLPVVANIDLFVVPHRLAVAGYSVEESTELFGYLTGMATSLVNLPTILTASLAASLVPAISAAYMVHDRAQIFRRTDVAMRIANILTIPSFVGLCVIATPISLMLYATPNAGSSIQIMSFGIFLLGVQQVTTGILQGMGRTAIPLINMVVSAVVKFVLNWTLTAIPALGIQGAAWATNADFGVAALLNLYFLHKYLDYRMDWQHTARIFAAAIGMGVFTYFGYTSLVTAVHSNTLATLGAIIIGMIVYTVGLILAKGISSKDVAMLPKIGPKLALLIARWEHR, from the coding sequence GTGAGTAAAGATACATTTATTCGCGGGGCGATGATTTTAACGATCGCGGGCATCATCGTGAAAATCATCGGCGCGGTCAACCGTATTTTGCTATCCCGCTTACTGGGCGGCGAAGGCATCGGTTTATACCAGATGGCCTATCCGATTTATCTGTTGGCCTTAAGTATTTCGTCGGCGGGCTTGCCGGTGGCGATCTCGATCATGGTGGCGGAAAAGAACGCGATCCGCGACTACATCGGCGCGCAACGAGTATTTAAGATCTCGTCGTTGGCGCTGACCGTCACGGGCTTTGTTTTCAGTCTGCTTTTATACGTAGGCGCGCATTGGCTGGTCGATACGGGACTGGTGCGGGATCCGCGCGCGTACTGGGCGCTGGTCGCGCTTTCGCCGGCGATTTTTATCGTTACGATCGTTTCCTGTCTGCGCGGCTACTTCCAAGGCTTGCAGGAAATGAAACCGACCGCGATCAGTCAAATTTTGGAACAGTTGTTCCGCGTCGTGACCATGATCGCGTTCGCCGTTTTACTGTTGCCGTACGGTTTGGAATACGCGGCGGCGGGGGCGACGTTCGGCGCGTTCCCGGGCGCGTTGATCGCGCTCGTGGCGCTGGGAATATTCTATTACCGCGATCGCCATGAACGCCGGCGCATGCTGGCCGATCAGGATACGACGTTGCCGCGTGAATCGCTCAAAACGATTTTGAAACGTTTATTGGTGCTGGCGTTGCCGGTTTCATTGGCGAATATCATGCTGCCGGTAGTGGCCAACATCGATTTATTTGTCGTGCCGCACCGTTTGGCGGTGGCGGGATATTCAGTCGAGGAATCGACCGAACTTTTCGGATACTTGACGGGGATGGCGACATCGCTCGTGAACTTGCCGACCATTTTAACGGCATCTCTTGCCGCAAGCCTCGTGCCGGCGATTTCGGCGGCGTACATGGTGCATGACCGCGCGCAGATTTTCCGCCGTACGGATGTCGCCATGCGGATCGCCAATATTTTAACGATTCCTTCCTTTGTCGGACTTTGCGTCATCGCGACGCCGATTTCGCTCATGCTCTACGCTACACCGAATGCGGGATCGTCGATTCAGATCATGAGTTTCGGCATCTTTCTGCTGGGGGTACAGCAGGTAACGACAGGTATTTTGCAAGGTATGGGGCGGACGGCTATTCCGCTCATCAACATGGTCGTGAGCGCCGTCGTAAAATTTGTTTTGAACTGGACATTGACGGCGATACCGGCGCTCGGTATTCAAGGCGCCGCTTGGGCAACCAACGCCGATTTCGGTGTCGCGGCATTGTTAAATCTTTACTTCCTGCACAAATATCTTGATTACCGCATGGATTGGCAGCATACCGCGCGTATTTTCGCCGCCGCCATCGGTATGGGCGTCTTTACGTATTTCGGCTATACGAGCCTCGTGACGGCTGTGCACAGCAATACGCTGGCGACGTTGGGCGCGATTATCATCGGCATGATCGTCTATACGGTCGGTTTGATTTTGGCGAAAGGCATCTCGTCCAAAGATGTCGCCATGTTGCCTAAAATCGGACCGAAATTGGCGCTGCTCATCGCCCGTTGGGAGCATCGCTGA
- the mfd gene encoding transcription-repair coupling factor, which translates to MKSGFWQKIKNSARLQELLTVFQTRGAELIHGGSTAQEAALVAAAMQGGLRHAVILVEDAATRQKWEDDLRFFAPEIPVYEFPWVEPAPQHVAAQSTETRALRTRALAALRTDEPAAVIATVREASAKIAAPSDLAKQMTTLSLGDAQDREAWFARLVAQGYTREEQVESCGEFAVRGDIVDIYAPNYEYPLRLEFFGDEIDSIRSFDPVTQRSVSTYETVTLAPFALPEGASSLLAYLADGALICDEPSRTAEALRALRKEDSEKSKRHWSWTELLRDSQARSTVFFALISLRVPGAEVHARYPLDGRPVPTFRNQWPHFVQTVQKWSRQGYATIIAAADETKRATLETNLREAGIFPTDEVAAGMVTIVAENVDTGFMWPQEKVVVLATADIFGTQKKRRRRHVRHGNEIRYFSDLTEGDYVVHQVHGIGRYTGLETITLNGANRDYLRIEYAGEDRLFLPVERIQQLEKYIAPDGTVPTLHKMGGAQWTKTKARAQKSIDDLADKLVALYAEREVEPGFAFPPDTPWQREFEDAFMYEETPDQLQAAAEIKASMEKPQPMDRLLCGDVGFGKTEVAMRAVFKAVMANKQVAVLVPTTVLSQQHYRTFSARLGPFGVNVAVLNRFRSAAEKKEILRGVKNGTIDVLIGTHALLNKAVQFRDLGLLVVDEEQRFGVAQKEKWKARNTMVDVLTLSATPIPRTLHMSLAGVRELSVMYTAPADRQPVQTYVVETSDAILRDAILAEVQRGGQVYFVYNRIVTIRDMVRKLETLVGPSVTFDIAHGAMSGEELERVMADFYAGDFDVLVCTSLIENGLDQPNANTIIVYDADRLGLSQLYQMRGRVGRSERNAFAYFLYRPDQIMNEAAEKRLYAIREFTELGAGFKIAMRDLEIRGAGNLLGSEQHGNMVGVGFTTYTTMLDEAIAARQGERAPHKTVAAPLLELTAEAYIPDRYIEDPVQKLEMYRRLAEVDTAVEVSDLIDELVDRFGTPPAPVEQLLRVAQLRVLAAKAGIGSIRELQNTVEITWNRPEAMATWDVAKVPAKVMKSLRFLPGEVPRATINKLQWSHSAVDFLPEILAAFLQEDIAQSKE; encoded by the coding sequence ATGAAATCCGGATTTTGGCAAAAAATAAAAAATTCCGCGCGCTTGCAGGAACTTTTGACTGTGTTTCAGACGCGCGGCGCGGAACTGATCCACGGCGGGAGCACGGCGCAGGAGGCGGCGCTGGTGGCGGCCGCCATGCAAGGCGGTTTGCGGCACGCGGTCATCCTCGTGGAAGACGCGGCGACGCGGCAGAAATGGGAAGATGACCTGCGCTTTTTCGCGCCCGAAATTCCCGTTTACGAATTTCCGTGGGTCGAACCCGCACCGCAGCACGTGGCGGCGCAAAGCACGGAGACGCGGGCCTTGCGCACGCGCGCGCTCGCGGCGCTCCGGACCGATGAGCCGGCCGCGGTCATCGCGACGGTTCGCGAGGCGAGCGCTAAAATCGCCGCGCCGTCAGATCTCGCCAAGCAAATGACGACGCTTTCCTTAGGCGACGCGCAGGACCGGGAGGCATGGTTCGCGCGTTTGGTGGCGCAAGGCTACACGCGTGAGGAGCAGGTGGAAAGTTGCGGCGAATTCGCGGTACGCGGCGATATTGTCGATATTTACGCGCCGAATTACGAGTATCCGCTGCGGTTGGAATTTTTCGGCGATGAAATTGACAGCATTCGCAGCTTTGATCCGGTGACGCAACGTTCCGTCAGTACCTACGAGACGGTGACGTTGGCGCCGTTTGCGCTGCCCGAAGGCGCGAGTAGTTTGCTGGCGTATTTGGCGGACGGGGCATTGATTTGCGATGAACCGAGCCGCACGGCGGAAGCGTTGCGCGCGCTGCGCAAAGAAGACTCGGAGAAAAGCAAGCGGCATTGGTCGTGGACGGAACTTTTACGCGACTCGCAAGCGCGCAGCACCGTTTTCTTCGCGCTGATTTCGTTGCGCGTGCCGGGCGCGGAGGTTCATGCGCGCTATCCGCTGGACGGTCGACCGGTGCCCACATTTCGTAACCAATGGCCGCATTTTGTGCAAACGGTGCAAAAATGGTCACGGCAAGGTTACGCGACGATCATTGCCGCGGCGGATGAAACGAAACGGGCGACACTGGAAACGAACCTGCGCGAGGCGGGCATTTTCCCGACGGACGAAGTGGCGGCGGGCATGGTCACGATCGTTGCGGAAAATGTCGATACCGGTTTTATGTGGCCGCAGGAAAAAGTGGTTGTGCTCGCCACCGCGGATATTTTCGGTACGCAGAAAAAACGGCGGCGCAGACACGTTCGTCACGGTAACGAGATCCGCTATTTCTCGGATCTGACGGAAGGCGACTACGTGGTGCACCAAGTGCACGGCATCGGTCGTTATACGGGTCTGGAAACGATTACGCTGAACGGCGCGAACCGCGATTATTTGCGGATCGAGTACGCGGGCGAGGATCGTCTGTTTTTGCCGGTTGAACGTATTCAGCAGCTGGAAAAATATATCGCGCCGGACGGAACGGTGCCGACACTGCACAAAATGGGCGGCGCGCAATGGACGAAAACAAAGGCCCGCGCGCAAAAATCGATTGATGATTTGGCGGATAAGTTGGTGGCGCTGTACGCCGAGCGTGAAGTGGAACCGGGTTTCGCGTTCCCGCCGGACACGCCCTGGCAGCGTGAATTTGAAGACGCGTTCATGTACGAAGAAACGCCCGATCAGTTGCAGGCCGCGGCCGAGATCAAAGCGTCAATGGAAAAGCCGCAGCCGATGGACCGACTGCTTTGCGGCGATGTCGGCTTCGGTAAGACGGAGGTCGCGATGCGCGCCGTTTTTAAGGCGGTTATGGCGAATAAACAGGTCGCCGTCTTGGTACCTACGACCGTTCTTTCGCAGCAGCATTATCGCACGTTTAGCGCGCGTTTGGGCCCGTTCGGCGTCAATGTGGCGGTATTGAATCGGTTCCGCAGCGCGGCGGAGAAAAAGGAAATTTTGCGCGGCGTCAAAAACGGCACGATTGATGTTTTAATCGGCACGCACGCGTTGTTGAATAAAGCGGTGCAATTCCGCGATTTGGGACTTTTGGTAGTCGATGAAGAGCAACGGTTCGGTGTGGCGCAAAAAGAAAAGTGGAAAGCGCGCAACACGATGGTTGATGTGCTCACGCTTTCGGCGACGCCGATCCCGCGTACGCTGCATATGTCGCTTGCCGGCGTGCGCGAGCTTTCGGTGATGTATACGGCGCCGGCGGATCGTCAGCCGGTGCAAACGTATGTGGTGGAAACATCGGACGCGATTTTGCGCGACGCGATTTTGGCGGAAGTGCAGCGCGGCGGGCAGGTCTATTTCGTGTACAATCGGATCGTGACAATTCGCGACATGGTGCGCAAGCTGGAAACGCTCGTCGGACCGTCGGTCACGTTTGATATCGCGCACGGCGCGATGTCCGGTGAAGAGCTGGAACGGGTCATGGCGGATTTTTACGCGGGCGATTTTGATGTGCTCGTCTGCACCAGTTTGATTGAAAACGGACTGGACCAGCCGAACGCCAATACCATTATCGTGTACGACGCGGATCGGCTCGGCCTTTCGCAGCTCTATCAGATGCGTGGGCGCGTAGGCCGTTCGGAGCGCAACGCGTTCGCGTATTTCCTGTACCGTCCGGATCAGATTATGAATGAGGCGGCGGAAAAACGTCTGTATGCGATTCGGGAATTCACCGAACTCGGCGCCGGATTTAAAATCGCGATGCGTGATTTGGAAATTCGCGGCGCGGGCAATTTGCTCGGCAGCGAACAGCACGGCAACATGGTCGGCGTCGGCTTCACAACGTATACGACGATGCTCGATGAGGCGATCGCCGCTCGACAGGGCGAACGCGCGCCGCACAAAACGGTGGCAGCGCCGCTCTTGGAACTGACCGCGGAAGCGTATATTCCGGATCGTTACATCGAGGATCCGGTGCAAAAACTCGAAATGTACCGGCGTTTGGCGGAAGTGGATACGGCGGTCGAAGTATCCGACTTGATCGACGAATTGGTGGACCGGTTCGGTACGCCGCCCGCGCCTGTGGAACAATTACTGCGCGTGGCGCAGTTGCGCGTGCTTGCGGCGAAAGCCGGCATCGGCAGTATTCGAGAGTTGCAAAACACGGTGGAGATCACGTGGAACCGACCGGAAGCGATGGCGACTTGGGACGTTGCCAAAGTGCCCGCGAAAGTGATGAAAAGTTTACGCTTTTTGCCAGGCGAGGTGCCGCGTGCTACAATAAATAAGTTACAGTGGAGTCATTCCGCGGTGGATTTTCTGCCGGAAATATTAGCGGCTTTTTTACAGGAAGATATTGCGCAAAGCAAGGAGTAA
- the folK gene encoding 2-amino-4-hydroxy-6-hydroxymethyldihydropteridine diphosphokinase, giving the protein MSRYYVAFGSNVGDRLAYLRAALRELKESGATVLRASAVYETPPWGKTDQPAFLNAVALVESDLSPTDFLALLQAIEAANERTRDVHWGPRTLDLDIIYAEGVQCDSAYLTLPHPYFWDRAFVLVPLRDVAAEFTYRGETIAHRIAALPDAAAIREVATL; this is encoded by the coding sequence ATGAGCCGCTACTATGTAGCATTCGGCTCCAATGTGGGTGATCGCCTGGCGTATTTGCGTGCGGCGTTGCGCGAACTGAAGGAAAGCGGCGCGACGGTATTGCGCGCTTCAGCGGTCTACGAGACGCCGCCATGGGGCAAGACGGATCAACCGGCGTTTTTGAACGCGGTGGCGTTGGTGGAGAGCGATCTTTCGCCGACGGATTTTTTGGCGCTTTTGCAGGCGATTGAAGCGGCTAACGAACGCACGCGCGATGTCCATTGGGGGCCGCGCACGTTGGATTTGGATATCATTTACGCCGAGGGCGTACAATGCGATTCGGCGTATTTGACTTTGCCGCATCCCTATTTTTGGGACCGCGCTTTTGTGCTGGTACCGCTGCGCGACGTGGCGGCGGAATTTACCTATCGGGGCGAAACGATCGCGCACCGTATCGCGGCGCTGCCCGACGCGGCGGCGATACGCGAAGTGGCGACCTTGTGA
- the folB gene encoding dihydroneopterin aldolase, with protein MDQIEMKGIAAFGYHGVLPQERELGQRFYADITLETDMTTIGRSDEIADGVNYAEVYQTAQKILTGAPVNTLEALVTNINAAILRAYPLVSAVTTTVYKPSAPVPGPLTHVAVTRREER; from the coding sequence ATGGATCAAATTGAAATGAAAGGCATCGCGGCATTCGGCTACCACGGCGTGTTGCCGCAGGAACGGGAACTCGGCCAGCGTTTTTATGCCGATATTACGCTGGAAACGGATATGACGACGATCGGCCGGAGCGACGAGATCGCGGACGGCGTGAATTACGCGGAAGTGTATCAGACGGCGCAGAAGATTTTGACGGGAGCGCCGGTCAACACCTTGGAAGCGCTGGTGACGAATATCAACGCGGCGATTTTACGCGCGTATCCTTTGGTCAGCGCGGTCACGACGACGGTGTACAAGCCGTCCGCGCCGGTGCCGGGACCGCTGACGCATGTGGCGGTGACGCGGCGGGAGGAACGATGA
- the folP gene encoding dihydropteroate synthase — protein sequence MAEQRTYVLKNNRSWTLGDATQVMGILNLTPDSFSDGGQWFDVERALAHVTEMEEAGADLIDIGGESSHPGFVPVGADEEIARLEPLLAPVLARATVPTSIDTFKAKTADWGLRQGVDMINDIWGLQYDPEMAAVAAYHQCPVIVMHNQDGTDYEGDILDAMTEFFEHSLSLAQNAGVKEKNIILDPGIGFGKTALQNMEVLRRLPELIERLPYPWLLGTSRKGFIGQALDLPVTERMEGTAATCLYGQMAGCKILRVHDVAPIVRMTKMMDMIIGKRPYGSN from the coding sequence ATGGCGGAACAACGGACGTATGTACTGAAGAATAATCGCAGCTGGACGCTCGGCGACGCGACACAGGTAATGGGTATCTTGAATTTGACGCCGGATTCATTTTCCGACGGCGGACAATGGTTCGACGTGGAGCGGGCGTTGGCGCATGTGACGGAAATGGAAGAAGCGGGCGCGGATCTGATCGACATCGGCGGCGAATCATCGCACCCGGGTTTCGTGCCGGTAGGCGCGGACGAAGAGATCGCGCGTTTGGAGCCGCTTCTCGCGCCGGTATTGGCGCGCGCGACGGTGCCGACGTCGATTGACACGTTCAAGGCGAAAACGGCGGATTGGGGGCTGCGTCAAGGCGTGGATATGATCAATGATATTTGGGGACTGCAGTATGATCCGGAAATGGCGGCGGTGGCGGCGTACCACCAATGTCCGGTGATCGTGATGCATAACCAAGACGGCACGGATTATGAAGGCGATATTCTGGACGCGATGACGGAATTTTTTGAACATTCGCTGAGCCTCGCGCAAAACGCGGGCGTGAAAGAAAAAAATATTATTCTCGATCCGGGCATCGGCTTCGGTAAGACGGCGCTTCAAAATATGGAAGTGCTGCGCCGTTTACCGGAACTGATTGAACGGCTGCCGTATCCGTGGCTGTTGGGCACGAGCCGCAAGGGTTTCATCGGTCAGGCGCTGGATTTGCCGGTGACGGAACGAATGGAAGGCACGGCGGCGACCTGCCTTTACGGACAAATGGCGGGGTGCAAGATTTTGCGCGTGCATGATGTGGCACCGATCGTGCGCATGACGAAGATGATGGACATGATTATAGGGAAGCGACCGTATGGATCAAATTGA
- the folE gene encoding GTP cyclohydrolase I, producing MNEKAARAYRAFLEAYGLDLQALGMEKTPARVAELYEVLLSGVGRGTKEIWGEVFASDYHGLLTVTGLRFHSLCEHHMLPFFGTADIIYDPRDGMVAGLSKMEKLVQMLSRRPQLQERLTEEIARAVMDDLRARGVFVRVSAAHLCMTMKGDSSPDTKITTVRGLGTLAPGGQNEARVLALLGGIDGGTTDVCTEE from the coding sequence ATGAATGAAAAGGCGGCGCGAGCGTATCGCGCGTTTTTGGAAGCGTACGGGTTGGATCTGCAAGCGCTCGGAATGGAAAAAACGCCGGCGCGGGTAGCGGAACTGTATGAGGTGTTGTTATCCGGTGTCGGGCGAGGAACCAAAGAGATTTGGGGCGAAGTTTTCGCGTCGGACTACCACGGACTTTTGACGGTGACGGGTTTGCGTTTTCATTCGCTTTGCGAGCATCATATGCTGCCGTTTTTCGGAACGGCGGATATTATTTACGACCCGCGCGACGGTATGGTGGCGGGCCTTTCCAAAATGGAAAAATTGGTGCAGATGTTGTCGCGTCGTCCGCAGTTGCAGGAACGGTTGACGGAAGAAATCGCCCGCGCGGTGATGGACGATCTGCGCGCGCGGGGCGTATTTGTCCGCGTTAGCGCGGCGCATTTATGCATGACGATGAAGGGCGACAGTTCGCCCGATACGAAGATTACCACCGTGCGCGGCTTGGGCACATTGGCGCCGGGCGGTCAGAATGAAGCGCGCGTTTTAGCGCTTTTGGGAGGAATAGATGGCGGAACAACGGACGTATGTACTGAAGAATAA